Below is a window of Calditrichota bacterium DNA.
AAACGCATGTTGGAAAATCCGCTCGTGCGACGCAGCGGGCTTGCGCATCTGACCGAACAGTTTTTTCTCGAGCTGTTCACCACGGGAAGATTTTGCGGTGAAATTATTCCGTTGCCCGACGGAAAAGGGATCGATTACTTTCACACAATTGACGCCGATCTCGTGCAATGGGAGCGCGACGGGCGATGGAAAGCGTTTTTGGAAGACGACAAGGGTAAGAAACTCTATCTGAATCCGCAACGGTTCTTCTTTGCGTCACTCGGTGCGGACGTCTCAAATCCGCGCGGCATCGAACCGCTCGCTTCCATTCCGTTCGTCGCGCAAATTCAAGAAGCGATGCTCTCCGACATGGCCCGCAGCGCGCGCATGGCCGGAACACCGCGATTGCAAATCAAAGTGAAACCGCCGAAAGCCTTTCAACACGAGACCGACAAGGAATATCAAAACCGCGCCAACCGCTATTTTGACGACACGGTGTCGCAATTTCGCCAGCTTGATCCCGACGACAATATCTTCACTTGGGACGACGTGGAAATCACGATGATCGGCGGCGACAGCAACCGCAATTTTACGTGGCGGCTGAACCGCGAGCAAGTCATCGAAGATGTCGTCACGGGACTCAGACTTTATCCGTGGGTCGTCGGACGCTCGCACGGCACCACGAAAAACTGGGTCGAAGCGCAATTCAATCTCTTAATGCAAATCGTCGACTCCGTGCAAAATCTCGGCGCGTCGCTGGGAAACTTTCTGCGCAACACCGAGCTTGCCATGCAAGGCAACCTCTGCAAATCCGAACACATTTTTGAACCCAACCAAGATCCGTTTCAATTGACGAGAATGCAAGCCCGCAACATTGAGTTCGACACAGTTGACAAGAAAGTCAAGCGCGGCTATATCTCGAAAGACGACGGGGCGAGAGAGTTGGGATATGCGAAAGCGTTTGACAATGCTTAACGTTCGGGGCGCCCGCAGCGGGTGCCGCCGCAGGAAAAGCAACAACAAAAAGGCGCCGCATGCGCGACGCCTTTTCGAATAGACTTGCAAAGTCTCTTTACGGACAGTTCTGAATCACGACATAATTTCTGTAGTCGCTGCTGACGTTCGTGTCTGTCCAGAGAGCTTGGCCTGCCGCATAAACTTGCGAAGAACGCAACGTCCATTGCGGATCGCCGCCGCGCGGATCGCCGTCGTTGTTGGGAATGTCCGAACTGTAAATTTCATACGTGCCGCCGGCCGAGATGAAACGAATTTCTGCCTCAGAGGACGTATTCCAGTGAATCGTCACATTGTCAGGCGGCAAACAAGGAGCGTCGCATGTGACCGACACGTTCATGTCGCCGCAATTGCTGTTGGCAAAGGAAACATGCAAGTAGTACGTGCCCGGATTCAGTAAAACGGTACCCGTTTCTTCCCAAATCTGTCCGGTCGGTTGTTCGGCGTAGTAATTCTGATCCTGCGCATAGACACACGTCGTGCGCGGCAATTCGCAATCCGTGAAGATCGAGAACTGCACGTCACTCTGCTGCGCGTCGTCGGCGACGTGAACCGTGTAGTTCGCCGCCGAAGAAACATCCAATCGATAGAACTTCTGCGGTCCCGTATACCCGCCAATACCGCTGTTGCCGTTGCGGTACGTCTGACAAATCGGCGAAGAACAGCCGTCACAAGTATTGACCACGACCGGAGTGCCGCACGCAATGGGTGACGCCGTTTCGCAGGCGACGGGATCACATGCGTCTTGAGGGGCGGGCTGTGGCTCGGAAATCAGCAAATACGGTCCCGTGTAACAAGAACCCAGTCCCGCGACTTTAACGCCTTGCACTTCCGGTCCGCAGCCGATTACCCAACTGCAATTCGTACACGGATCCGCGACGCCGCAGTAGAAGGCGTTGACGTATGAGATGCCGAGATCGCCGCTTCCCGGTGAGCAGTTCGGACCGGCTTCGATTCGCACGAGACTCCATTCGTCCTCATTGGCCACGACGTAAAAGAAGTCTTCGTCACAGGGATCGCAAATGATACCCGCAATCGTGTCGCCCGGGAAAAGTGTGTCTACGTCGAATTGCAGCGGCGAGCATGAGTTGTTCGGTTCATTCTCGACGATGGGATAGTCGCACAGATCGCCGGAGTTGCAGGACTGAACACTCGTTTCGGTGATGTCAAGCGTAAACGGGCCTTCCGAATAACTCCAAGCGCCGTCCACCACAATACAATATTCGTGTCCGACTTCAAACTCCACGCAATACATTGCAGCGTTCGAATAGTAGTTGTCGGTAAACGTGTAGCACGCGTGAATTCCGCACGGACCGAATTGCGCAAACGTGTCTCCGTCGCGGAAGATATACAAATTCGATTCGAATTCCGTGCTGCCGCAAGTCAAGATATCGGCCAGATGAGTGTGGGTTGGAGTGTAGCTGAAAACGATGTCCGGTGCGCCGAGGTCGTATTGACAAAAATCGTAATCGTTGGTCATGCCCGCCGTCGACCCGCTGTAGTGATAGGGTAACGAGTTTACGCTGATCGCGTCCGCGCAGGTTTCGCCGCTTCCGTTTGACGTAGAACATGTGTCGTAGCTGCAGCCGCCGCCTTCGTAGATGTTCAAAGTGTATTGGCCGTTGCCGCCGCACTCGTGGCCGTCCACGAAGATGTAATATTGGTAGCCCGCGTACACAAACACGCCGGAAATACAACTGTTGCCGCCCGAGTTGACGTCCGCGCATTCATATAAATAGCGATCTACGCAATCCGTTCCCGATTCGTCAATCTCCACGTGCGGTTGAAATTCGCTCGACGCCACCGAGATTCCGAGAAACATGTCCGTCGCAGGAGAAAATTCGTACACGACGTCTTTCTCGCCGCACGCAAGAGTGTTGCAATCCGGAAAGTAGTCGTCCGCGTAGTCATTCGTATTCCGCGTATCACAATAGGGTATCTGACCAACCGGGAGCGCCGTCTCACACGTTTCTCCCGACGCGCTGCCGCACACAGAATTTGGGCACGACGCGCCGGGCACGACGTGCAATGTGTAATCTCCCGACTCTCCGAATTCTCCGTCCACCACAATGTAATAGGTGTATCCGGAGTAAATCCAAACATCTTCGATACAGCTTTGAGGCGAGCCGCCGCTGGAGGCGCAATCATAGCTGAAATATGAGTTACAGTCTACATCCGACTCGTAAAGTGCGACGTGCGTCGCATAGCTGGAGCTGTTCAGTGAAATAGAAATTGCCCGGTCAATCGGCGGAGAATATTCGTACACGACATCCGGCGCAGAGAAGGTCGCCGCACAGTCTTCGGGAAAATCATTCAGATAGCCCACTGTGGTTCCCGTGTCGCAAAAAGGCAAAGTAGTAATCACGGCCGCATCACAAGACTGTTCGCCGCCTTGGTCCAAACGTCCGCCCGTGTGATCACGCCGGTTGTCGCCGGTTTCCGGATGCTCGGATTGGGTTACGATTTTCCTTGTGCCATCCGGCAAAGTGCGAATTTGCTTCGAGACTGGCGGAGTGTTTGCCCACACCAGCGAAAGAGTAAACAAAATTCCAAGAATCAGACGTGCCATGCTTGCCCTCAACAGTCTTTTAGTCAAACGCACAAAGTCGCACCTTGTGGTGCGACCCGACCTTCTTGTTTCCCATCACCGCTATTTTCGGATATTTAAATATAAATCACGATTCTTCATCAGTCAAGGCATTTGTCGATATTTGTCAACATGGCCATTTGTTTGCGCATAATTGTAACTCTTTGAAAATAAACAGCCCGACCAAAGGCCGGGCTGTCTTAGCGATCCTTGTGTGGGTCATCTGCCGTTTCGACTCGCAATGATGTAACGGGAGAAATGATTGGTCTCGACTGTTAGCCAAAGGTTAAGAAAACCCCAACTGTAGTCGGCAAGCTCGGTCGTGCCGTCTTCGTGAACATAAAATGCTGCGATGTCATTTGGATTTAGCGGAACGTCGCTGAAACGAACTTGCGGCAAGAGCCACGTTAACTCCACATTGCTGTTGAATTGAAAAGGACTCGGATACAGATCCACGACAGCCTGACACGAGTTAGGCATCACCATCGTGATCGTCTGGTCGTGCGGAAGATCGCGGCCCTGCACGACGAGTCTCGTCAAATCGAGAATACTCAGAACATTCGAAAACGAAAAGCGGCGGCACAATTGACTAACCACTACCGAGTCGCAATCGTCCAGCGCATTGGCGGAACTCAACAACTGATAGCCTTCGGGCAGTTGAATGTTCTGCAACTCAATCGGAGTATGCGGAATTCCCATCGCAATTTCCGACGACTCGGAAACAGGCGGCGCTACCGGTGAAATGTCAGAGCAGGAAATTGCGAACAGAGCAAACAAAGAGAACAAAAAGGGAAGTGATCTGCGGCTGCGGGTCATCAAAGTCGTCAACATGTGCATCCTTGGGAAAGTTGGTTCATCGTTGTCTTCAAGCAACGCAACACCTATGCCGAGTGTGGTAAGTATATTTAGATATTGGAAGTCATATTTTCATGTCCCTTTCATTGCACTATGATGCTATGTTTCGTGGTGCAAATGAGCGAGTCAAATGAACCACAGTCGAACAAATAAACAAAACGGACTGCGTTGCGGCAGTCCGTTTTCGGAAACTTGTTTATTGCGCGGCCGTGCCAAAGAGTCGCCCTGTGTTTTCTACTTTGAGTGCTGCTTCCGCAAATCGGGCAGGCGAAACATGTTTTGCGCGCCGGGCTGAAGTTCAAAGGTGACGTTGTAGTACGCTTCCGGCAACGTGTTAACAATTCCGGCATCGGTGTAGGTGGCTTCCGTCGTGGAGCCAATCGGCGAGAACCCGCTGCCCGATACCGCAGAACGATTCACTGTGAAAGAGTGCGGCTCGGGAGAGTCTGTCCAACTTAGCACCACGTCATTGCCCGAAGTTTGAATCACGAGCAGCGGGCCGACCGAAATCGTATCAAGTTCGACGTTGCTCCATTGTCCCGCATCGTCGCGTACGCGAATTCCGAGCAGGTGAATTCCCATGGGAATACTGTCGGTCAAATCGACGTAGGCAGTCTCAGTCAGTTCGTCCCAAGTTCCGTCAGACGGCAGAAGTGCAATTCCGTTGCCTTCGCCGGGATCGACATTGATCCAGCATTCCGCTCCGGCGATGTAGCCTTCGTTGGAATTCGAAGTGCCGGGAATCACGAAGAAATTTCGGCAGTCGGGTGAACTCCACACGCCGTGAGTGTCTTGAAAACGAATGCACGCTGCGTGAACTCCATAGCCGATGGAATTTGCCGCAATCGAGGCCGTCAACGATGTTTGCGAGTCGTCGGTGACGTCGAAATAGAGCGGAGTCTGCGCGTCGATTTGCACTTCAGCCTGCACAATCAGCAAGCTGTCGTCAACGGGCGGCGCAAACTTGTACACCCATTCACTCTGCGCCTGTCCCCATTCGCCGTTCTGATGACGCGCACGAACGTTCAGAACATGCAAGCCGTAGGACAGTGAAGCAACCGGAATGCTGCGGATCAATTGCGCGGTCGCCGCGTCCGGCACGTCGTAAACCGCGCGCGTGCCGTCGTCAAACCAAACTTCGAATTCGGCGACGACCCGTTCTTGATAATTTTCAGACGCGAATTTGTACACCCATTCGCCCGCGACTTCGCCCCAGCCCGTCGAATCATCCAGAGCGCGAATGTAGAGAGTATGAAGTCCATTCGAGAGCGCGGCGATGGAAATACTCTGAACGACTTGCGGTTGTGCGCCGGGAACAACTGTCAGCGCGACACCGCCGCCCGGCGGAGCGGGAGTGTCCCAGGAATACTCAAGAGATGTAATCGTGTTCGCGAACAGTTGCGTGGCCGCGAAGACGATCAAGAGAATGTATTTCATAGGCCGGCTTAGTACCTCGGGCCAACACGGCCAATGGTGTTGATAGTCAGCGAATCGCCGGAAATAATTGCGGAAGGAGCGACGACTGAAATTACAAACGGATAGTCTGGCGCGCCGTTGTCGACGAACTCATAAGGTCCGCCGTAGACCCCTAAATCGGAGCGCGAAGCGTCGCGGTCGAGCAGGCTCGGCACTCCGGCATCCACGAGACCCGACTGTGGAGTTAGATGCAAATCCGTGGTGTCATCTTGAAAGTTGGCCGTTTCATCGTAGTTCGTGAAAGGATTCATTGTAAGCAGCGCCGCGTCTGTGCCGGGAGGAGTGATCACCGAGGAGGCATTGTATTCGAAGGTCGCCGTGGGCGAGTAGGTTCCGAATGTCGCGCCGTTGTTCCAATCGTAGACGATATTGTTTGCAAAGTAGAAACCGTAGGTGCCCGTCGTGTTCAGCAACTGACTCCAGTTCGTGAACACACAGTTCGTCACCGACAAGAATGCAGGATCGTTGATAAAGACGTTTTGGTTCGTGCTCGAGCCTTGCCAACCCTGAACGTAGCAGTTGCGAATCACGCATGAGTCTTGATTGAAGTTAAATCCGTCATTTGACCCGCTGTTCTGATTGGAGATCATTACACAGTCTTCAAAAGTAATCCAGTTGCCCGAACCGGACGAGCGCGCCCAAAAATATGTTTGATAGTTGGATTGCAGATAGCAGCGCTTGATGGTGACCGAATCCGAATTATAGCTGACCAATGGAGCAACGGTACCGGTGGTCGAGACTTTGACGCCTTCGAGCGAAGAACCGGTCGAGGCATTTTGGAAATACCAATTGCGAATCCGGGTGTTGTCCCAGCCCGCGCCAATGACCCGCAGCCGCTTCGTGGAGACGATGTTCTCCAAATATGTGCCGGGAGCAATTACAATCGTATCGCCGCTTGCGGCGGCGTCATAGGCATCCGTGATCGTTGCATAGGGCGCGCTGCCGTTGGGATTGATGCGCAGAACGGCGGCATTTGCTGAACAAATTAGGGTCAGAAATGCTATGCACAGAAGCGAAGTCTTGTTCATCGGTTCGTATCGTCTTTCTAATTGTTGACCATTTTTATCTGATAAGCCGTTAATAAAACAAGCTGAACGCCAAGATGCAACCCTTTCATGGGGCAGTTGTGATAAGTTGTCTGCGAAATTCGTGCAATCGCGGACAAAAAGAAGGGCGGTTCATTCAGAACCGCCCTCTTAGGCCCGCAGATGATGTGCTATTTGTTAGGCGCCGCCTGCTCTTCGTTTTCACTGGTCATGTAGATGTGCGGGTTCTCGATGATCTGGCTTTGAACCGCATCGGCCTTTGAATATGCGGACAAGGCAGCATCCTGCGATTCCGCGTCCCCGGCAGTGACTGCTGGAACGTATTCGGCCGTGACTGCAAAGAAGACGCGCTCATCCGATTGATTCAGACAGCCCGCGCAGTTGAACGAATTCGTATTCACACCGGCGATCAAGTTGCCGGGACTGGCGATGTTGTCCGGCGTGAGGGAGCGATAGACCCAATACGTGTTCGCATTTTGAACGGCGGCCCATCTCAGCTCTGCCGTGGACGTTACCGGATCAATATGAATCGTCAAACTGTCCGGCGCGATCACAACGGGCGGCGGACAGGGAACGCTGGAAACATTCAGAGCGTAGTTGCCGCATTCGGTACTGTAGCCGTGAACGAGAATCTGATAGTTCGTGTTGGCTTCGGCGGTGAACGTCGCGGTGCTTTGCCGGGACCATAGGCCGTCGCAGTAGTTGTCGTCGTTGCACACAATCAGCGGCGCGATGTTCGGACACACACCGCCGTAGATTCCCAAGCCCGTGTCGTAAGTCGAACCGCAGAGTGAAACCGTGACCGTTTGGCAAGTCGGAAGCAGCATGTCGTACACGACTTCGCGCGAATCAGGACCGACACACGGAGTGTAATTGTCCGCCATGCAGCAGGTATTGCCGTGATCGGTAAAGGGCAGCGACGGGATCTGAATCGCCGTATTGCACACATCGCCAATTGGCGCTCCTTGCGATGCTCCACCCGAGAAATAGACCATAAACTGTCCGGCATTCGTACCGTAGCCGCAAACAATGATGTAATACGTGCGGTTCGCTTCCGCATTGAAGAGCAAATTGCTTTTCAGGCCGTCGCTGCCGCAGGCGTCGTCGTTGTAGGCTACCAGAGTCGAGCCCGGACATGGTCCGCCGGTGCGGACTTCCAGTCCGGTGTCGAAATTCGTGTAGTTTTCGTCGCACGTATTGACCTGAATCGTTTGACAGGTCGGCGACGTGTATTGGAAGAACACTTCTTTTGAACTGGGACCGACCACGGTTGCAAAGTTGTCCGAAGCAGGCCGCGTGTCGCCTTCATAGTTTGCGGGAAGGCTGGGAATAACGATCGGACTTGAACAGTCGTCGTTGGAGACTCCAAGTTCGAGCGACGCGATACCTTCGGCGCCGTTATAGCCGTCCATGTGAATGTAGTAGGTTATTCCCGCGACGGCGTTGAAGACTACTCTGCTGGCCAAAGCGTCGCCCTGGCAAGCGTAGTCGTCATTACAACCGACACTGAACGAACCGGGACATGCACCGCCGTACTTCACTTCGAGAATCGTGTCGAAGCTGTTGTAGCAGGTTCTGGCGCGCATGGATTGATTGTAAGGTGAAGTCCAATACCAGTGCACGTCCTGACCGTCATTGGATTGGCAGGTCGGATTCACGTCGTCGCCGCCGCACCACGTCGCGCCGTAGGTGAAGTAGGGCAGTGTCGTAATCTGATAGCCCGGACATTGCGCGTTGCCCTGAGCGCCGCTCGCCGATCCGGTCACATTCAAAACGAAATTTCCCCAAGCGGTGGCATAGCCTTCAAGGACAATCATGTAAAGTTGGCCACCCGTCGCCGTGAAGGATACCTGACTTTGAGTGCCGCAAAAATCATCGTTGCATCCGGCAAGCCAAGCGACGCTCCCACACGAATACGCGCCATAGACAAAAATCTGTGTGTCAAAGTTCGATCCGCAACTCGACACGGTAACCTGATAGTCGCATGGAAGCTGCAGCATGTACACGACGTCCGGTGAATTGTTGGTGTTGCAGCCGCCCAACGAGTTATAGTTGTTGGCCGCGAACAGCGTGCTGCCTGAAACGGAAAAGGGAAGTGAAGTAATGGTCGTAAATCCGGGTTGCCCGCACGAGTCATTAGGCGGACCTGTCGGCTGCCAGTAGTTGCCCCATAGTGCGCCCGAGCTGTTTGGATCAAGCCAGTCACGAAGCCTTGTATTGGATGAGCCGCCGCCTTCCCATGCGCCCGAGAGTTTGCCGTAGACGGCATTATTCACGGTGTTCGGATCGCAGTCCCAGGTTCCACCGTG
It encodes the following:
- a CDS encoding trypsin-like peptidase domain-containing protein; this encodes MKKLVHVFVMIVLLCLALPETFAQLQSVQEPVQPPSSQYSVPAPQTVTLPSMDNRSLLIEDETNYRLENADGTIPPAQIARPQEVSYNLNNSGTWETLPDGSRVWRLRIVSPNATDTWLVYDQWRIVKPCELYIYNDDHSMVFGPYTSIDNWDGTNVTPIVQGEAVTLEYVVPADQEDIGELSVMRVLHGYRHFHDREARDRDALDNFGDSMPCMININCFGYMQEEKRAVAMVIDPMGGACSGTMLNNTLQNGDPLFLTANHCLNGNQNNWLFYFNYESPACSPTTNGSGSFVVANATLLMSHALTDHALLRLSRPRPNTPYIPAYMGWYRADVAAGSSYGIHHPAADVKKGHEDYDPATSSDWNGQGPNTHWLTHIDNGMMEPGSSGSPMINSGGYVVGPLHGGTWDCDPNTVNNAVYGKLSGAWEGGGSSNTRLRDWLDPNSSGALWGNYWQPTGPPNDSCGQPGFTTITSLPFSVSGSTLFAANNYNSLGGCNTNNSPDVVYMLQLPCDYQVTVSSCGSNFDTQIFVYGAYSCGSVAWLAGCNDDFCGTQSQVSFTATGGQLYMIVLEGYATAWGNFVLNVTGSASGAQGNAQCPGYQITTLPYFTYGATWCGGDDVNPTCQSNDGQDVHWYWTSPYNQSMRARTCYNSFDTILEVKYGGACPGSFSVGCNDDYACQGDALASRVVFNAVAGITYYIHMDGYNGAEGIASLELGVSNDDCSSPIVIPSLPANYEGDTRPASDNFATVVGPSSKEVFFQYTSPTCQTIQVNTCDENYTNFDTGLEVRTGGPCPGSTLVAYNDDACGSDGLKSNLLFNAEANRTYYIIVCGYGTNAGQFMVYFSGGASQGAPIGDVCNTAIQIPSLPFTDHGNTCCMADNYTPCVGPDSREVVYDMLLPTCQTVTVSLCGSTYDTGLGIYGGVCPNIAPLIVCNDDNYCDGLWSRQSTATFTAEANTNYQILVHGYSTECGNYALNVSSVPCPPPVVIAPDSLTIHIDPVTSTAELRWAAVQNANTYWVYRSLTPDNIASPGNLIAGVNTNSFNCAGCLNQSDERVFFAVTAEYVPAVTAGDAESQDAALSAYSKADAVQSQIIENPHIYMTSENEEQAAPNK